The Haladaptatus cibarius D43 genome window below encodes:
- the hisF gene encoding imidazole glycerol phosphate synthase subunit HisF: protein MTLTKRIIPCIDVDLDDDGNPAVYTGVNFEDLQYTGDPVEMARQYNEAGADEFVFLDITASADGRETMLDVVSSVADEVFIPLTVGGGIRTREDIKETLRAGADKVSINTAALERPELVTEGATAFGSQCIVISVDARRRFDEQGEHYEQVDGESCWFECTVKGGREGTDIDVVEWAEEAQSRGAGELFVNSIDADGTKDGYDVPLTRAVCDSVSTPVIASSGCGGPEDAYEVFTEANADAALAASIFHFGEYSIEEVKEYLAERDVPVRL, encoded by the coding sequence ATGACCCTCACGAAGCGAATCATCCCGTGTATCGACGTGGACTTGGACGACGATGGGAATCCCGCGGTGTACACCGGCGTCAACTTCGAGGACTTGCAGTACACCGGCGACCCGGTGGAGATGGCGCGCCAGTACAACGAGGCGGGCGCAGACGAGTTCGTGTTCCTGGACATCACGGCCAGCGCGGACGGCAGAGAAACGATGCTCGACGTAGTTTCCAGCGTGGCCGACGAGGTGTTCATCCCCCTCACCGTCGGCGGCGGCATCCGAACGCGCGAGGACATCAAAGAAACCCTTCGCGCGGGCGCGGACAAAGTCTCCATCAACACCGCCGCGCTGGAGCGCCCGGAGTTGGTGACGGAGGGCGCAACCGCGTTCGGTAGTCAGTGCATCGTCATCAGCGTGGACGCCCGCAGGCGATTCGACGAGCAGGGCGAACACTACGAACAGGTCGATGGCGAATCCTGCTGGTTCGAATGCACGGTCAAAGGTGGCCGTGAAGGAACCGACATCGACGTGGTCGAATGGGCAGAAGAAGCCCAATCCCGCGGCGCGGGCGAGTTGTTCGTCAACTCCATCGACGCGGACGGGACGAAAGACGGCTACGACGTCCCCTTGACGAGGGCGGTCTGTGACTCGGTTTCCACGCCGGTCATCGCCTCCTCCGGATGCGGCGGCCCGGAAGATGCCTACGAGGTGTTCACCGAGGCGAACGCGGACGCGGCCCTCGCTGCCTCTATTTTCCACTTCGGCGAATATTCGATTGAGGAAGTAAAGGAGTATCTCGCGGAGCGCGACGTGCCGGTTCGGTTGTAA